In Malus sylvestris chromosome 16, drMalSylv7.2, whole genome shotgun sequence, the following are encoded in one genomic region:
- the LOC126609382 gene encoding E3 ubiquitin-protein ligase MPSR1-like, with the protein MTLILIIFLQKFQILLRPSFFFMWSLSPLKSSPSKSPNPHPAIFPNHSDSSSSQIPLKVSLFFRSQSRKNPENFMDSEAEFSSFFDWLTRRDRARELSVLMPLILGAAAAASAATPDTEDPDGGNPERRTPRERIVLIDPFSQRVAVIEGGSDLDSLLQGLGGKDGQPPASKASIDAMPSVEIGEADGGSECAICLEQFEVDGVAKEMPCNHRFHGGCIEQWLTLHGSCPVCRFTMPVEEEEVVKKSEETGGEGRRVDGEIRVRVFVHNRRRASEGPDQASDEDTMQS; encoded by the coding sequence ATGACGTTAATACTTATCATTTTTCTCCAGAAGTTCCAGATCCTTCTAcgcccttctttcttctttatgtGGTCACTCTCCCCTCTTAAATCCTCCCCCTCCAAATCCCCAAACCCTCATCCTGCAATTTTCCCAAACCATTCTGATTCTTCGTCTTCCCAAATCCCTCTCAaagtttctctcttttttcGTTCTCAATCCCGAAAAAACCCAGAGAATTTCATGGATTCCGAAGCTGAGTTCTCTTCCTTCTTCGACTGGCTCACGAGGAGGGATCGAGCCCGAGAGCTCTCTGTGCTCATGCCCTTAATATTAGGTGCAGCCGCGGCGGCCTCCGCCGCGACACCCGACACGGAAGACCCAGATGGAGGAAACCCCGAAAGACGAACCCCGCGGGAGCGAATAGTCCTCATCGACCCTTTCAGCCAACGCGTGGCGGTGATCGAAGGTGGTTCGGACCTGGACTCGCTGCTCCAGGGGCTGGGTGGCAAGGACGGTCAGCCGCCGGCGTCGAAGGCGTCGATCGACGCCATGCCGAGTGTGGAGATTGGCGAGGCGGATGGTGGGTCCGAGTGCGCGATTTGCTTGGAGCAGTTTGAGGTGGACGGCGTGGCGAAGGAGATGCCTTGCAATCACAGGTTTCATGGGGGTTGTATAGAGCAGTGGCTGACGCTTCATGGGTCGTGCCCGGTTTGCAGGTTTACGATGCCggttgaggaggaggaggtggtaAAGAAGAGCGAAGAAACGGGCGGAGAGGGAAGGAGGGTCGACGGAGAGATTAGGGTCAGGGTGTTTGTTCACAATCGCAGGAGAGCAAGTGAGGGTCCAGATCAAGCCAGTGATGAGGATACGATGCAGAGTTAG